One region of Thunnus thynnus chromosome 14, fThuThy2.1, whole genome shotgun sequence genomic DNA includes:
- the si:ch211-195b21.5 gene encoding uncharacterized protein DDB_G0287625 isoform X2 has protein sequence MLLQVCLVKLYNMNSEYSQPHCSSFSIDRNTMIALGGNQQIVPPVEPLRHQVPQWNPTPVEHHPPDNSDRAGEEFLRCIAANKPLPDYLKGNMAYNLADAFKSANVLKEAVKSDPEFQKHLTKSKSRSRSRGRSRGRSRGRSRAKSRAKSRARSKSRACSRSRGTSKSRAGSKSRGRSKSRARSRSWSQSQSKKGHTRSKSRVRRSKSRSSSNEKSYAKDRKRKRSPSNSCSSSNASCSNNLTGSSLLEGLKLVMNSKELEDRLPTLKDAILTIQASDESKKVEYVSEEQHDSQENSTSLENDSMLLPHDRVGSDFSWLQVQSQEDTVVRKTAEFDDEESFLYGNEDTGEKQSNTALFAAYSQIGEHVKPQHNKMESCALDSQHHQNKSIFSNCGDLLDSKQPLQISSSGLASANLDSSECEKIKNILKSLGTVDIREIMGKMQGQKEGKHLSPAQLPGPDPAVAAVGLPALSNPNVRQALESLQSLIKATKDKRTKSDGSGTSQTSSDKHKAGDDERSKEKKARISKMEFLMKEMEGLLKLDGLSFLTPVIGFYCQKCEEFIGDLNSAENHAAIHCHSNSSCEKVQMDKHPGDSKGHSRYSSSSSNQHPHPSERRDHRGYGSHRDSGDHRNLGEYQRNWRDERDHRSNHDNDRRNLRAGQENISLKEEMRRERMLITVSRGLTPPPNVRVKEEGNNELAVRGHGKLKVEDSDSRGSKNSREDGKKKDESSDSSDDDKGKTRNAKSPKKKKKKKKEKKKKKEKGDKS, from the exons ATGCTATTGCAGGTCTGTCTTGTGAAGCTGTATAACATGAATTCTGAATACTCTCAGCCCCACTGTAGCAGCTTCTCCATAGACCGTAATACCATGATTGCTTTGGGAGGCAACCAGCAGATTGTCCCTCCTGTAGAACCACTGCGCCATCAGGTCCCACAGTGGAATCCCACTCCTGTGGAACATCATCCACCAGACAACAG TGACCGAGCTGGCGAGGAATTCCTGAGATGTATTGCTGCTAACAAGCCTCTCCCAGACTATCTGAAAGGGAACATGGCATACAACCTGGCTGATGCATTTAAGTCAGCTAATGTCCTGAAGGAAGCAGTCAAATCAGACCCTGAGTTCCAGAAACATCTGACCAAGAGCAAAAGTCGCAGCAGAAGTCGTGGCAGAAGTCGCGGAAGAAGTCGTGGCAGAAGCCGTGCCAAATCTCGAGCCAAGAGCCGTGCACGGAGCAAGAGCCGAGCGTGCAGCCGAAGCAGAGGAACGAGCAAAAGCCGTGCTGGCAGCAAAAGTCGAGGTAGAAGTAAAAGCAGGGCTCGCAGTAGGAGTTGGAGCCAGAGCCAAAGCAAGAAAGGTCACACACGGAGCAAAAGCCGGGTCAGGAGGTCAAAGTCACGAAGTAGCAGTAATGAGAAAAGCTACgccaaagacagaaagagaaagaggagccCCAGCAACAGCTGCAGTAGCAGCAATGCTAGCTGCAGTAATAATCTGACAGGCAGTAGTCTGTTAGAGGGACTGAAGCTGGTCATGAACAGCAAAGAATTGGAAGACAGGTTGCCCACCCTCAAAGATGCCATCCTCACTATTCAG GCGTCGGATGAAAGCAAAAAAGTGGAGTATGTGTCTGAGGAGCAACATGACAGTCAGGAGAATTCAACATCGTTGGAAAATGACAGTATGCTCCTTCCCCATGACAGAGTAGGCAGTGACTTCTCTTGGCTCCAGGTGCAAAGCCAGGAAGACACTGTGGTCAGGAAAACTGCCGAGTTTGATGACGAAGAGTCGTTCTTGTATGGGAATGAAGacactggagaaaaacaatCCAATACTGCACTTTTTGCAGCGTATTCCCAGATTGGAGAACACGTCAAACCGCAGCATAACAAAATGGAGAGTTGCGCTCTTGACAGTCAGCATCATCAGAATAAGTCCATATTCAGTAACTGTGGGGATCTGCTTGATTCGAAGCAACCCCTTCAAATCAGTTCCTCAGGCTTAGCCTCTGCTAATCTGGACAGTAGTGAGTGTGAGAagataaaaaacatattgaaaagTCTAGGCACAGTGGACATCCGTGAGATAATGGGGAAGATGCAGGGGCAGAAGGAGGGGAAGCATCTGTCTCCTGCACAACTTCCTGGTCCAGACCCAGCAGTAGCAGCCGTGGGATTGCCAGCACTGAGTAACCCCAATGTACGGCAAGCTTTGGAGTCTCTACAGTCACTCATCAAAG cAACCAAGGATAAGCGGACAAAAAGCGATGGCAGTGGCACATCTCAGACGTCCTCTGATAAGCACAAG GCAGGTGACGATGAGCGCAGCAAGGAGAAAAAAGCCAGAATAAGTAAaatggaatttttaatgaaagaAATGGAGGGATTGTTGAAACTGGATG GATTGAGTTTTCTGACACCAGTGATTGGGTTTTACTGCCAGAAATGTGAGGAGTTCATTGGAGATTTGAATAGTGCTGAAAACCATGCAGCCATCCACTGCCATAGTAACTCTAGCTGT GAGAAAGTGCAGATGGACAAGCATCCTGGAGACAGCAAAGGACATTCACGCTAttctagcagcagcagtaaccAACACCCACACCCCTCAGAGAGAAGAGATCACAGGGGTTACGGTTCCCATAGAGATTCAGGAGACCACAGGAATCTCGGAGAATACCAACGAAACTGGAGGGATGAGAGAGATCACAGAAGCAATCATGACAATGACCGCCGAAATCTCAGGGCTGGGCAGGAAAACATCTCCTtgaaggaggagatgaggagggagaggatgCTCATAACAGTGTCCCGTGGACTGACACCGCCTCCAAACGTCAGGGTCAAGGAGGAGGGGAATAATGAGCTGGCTGTCAGGGGCCATGGTAAACTCAAAGTGGAAGACTCAGACAGCAGGGGCTCCAAGAACAGCAGAGAggatggcaaaaaaaaagatgaaagcagtgacagcagtgacGATGACAAAGGAAAAACACGTAATGCAAAATcacctaaaaagaaaaagaagaagaagaaggagaaaaagaagaagaaggagaagggggATAAGTCCTGA
- the si:ch211-195b21.5 gene encoding uncharacterized protein DDB_G0287625 isoform X1, whose product MYRPGKPAHGPPPFGPPPPHGPPFRLGGPCGVPPPGHLPPPGPCGPFLASAPDSHFLHNRPPRGHFIRPHCSSFSIDRNTMIALGGNQQIVPPVEPLRHQVPQWNPTPVEHHPPDNSDRAGEEFLRCIAANKPLPDYLKGNMAYNLADAFKSANVLKEAVKSDPEFQKHLTKSKSRSRSRGRSRGRSRGRSRAKSRAKSRARSKSRACSRSRGTSKSRAGSKSRGRSKSRARSRSWSQSQSKKGHTRSKSRVRRSKSRSSSNEKSYAKDRKRKRSPSNSCSSSNASCSNNLTGSSLLEGLKLVMNSKELEDRLPTLKDAILTIQASDESKKVEYVSEEQHDSQENSTSLENDSMLLPHDRVGSDFSWLQVQSQEDTVVRKTAEFDDEESFLYGNEDTGEKQSNTALFAAYSQIGEHVKPQHNKMESCALDSQHHQNKSIFSNCGDLLDSKQPLQISSSGLASANLDSSECEKIKNILKSLGTVDIREIMGKMQGQKEGKHLSPAQLPGPDPAVAAVGLPALSNPNVRQALESLQSLIKATKDKRTKSDGSGTSQTSSDKHKAGDDERSKEKKARISKMEFLMKEMEGLLKLDGLSFLTPVIGFYCQKCEEFIGDLNSAENHAAIHCHSNSSCEKVQMDKHPGDSKGHSRYSSSSSNQHPHPSERRDHRGYGSHRDSGDHRNLGEYQRNWRDERDHRSNHDNDRRNLRAGQENISLKEEMRRERMLITVSRGLTPPPNVRVKEEGNNELAVRGHGKLKVEDSDSRGSKNSREDGKKKDESSDSSDDDKGKTRNAKSPKKKKKKKKEKKKKKEKGDKS is encoded by the exons CCCCACTGTAGCAGCTTCTCCATAGACCGTAATACCATGATTGCTTTGGGAGGCAACCAGCAGATTGTCCCTCCTGTAGAACCACTGCGCCATCAGGTCCCACAGTGGAATCCCACTCCTGTGGAACATCATCCACCAGACAACAG TGACCGAGCTGGCGAGGAATTCCTGAGATGTATTGCTGCTAACAAGCCTCTCCCAGACTATCTGAAAGGGAACATGGCATACAACCTGGCTGATGCATTTAAGTCAGCTAATGTCCTGAAGGAAGCAGTCAAATCAGACCCTGAGTTCCAGAAACATCTGACCAAGAGCAAAAGTCGCAGCAGAAGTCGTGGCAGAAGTCGCGGAAGAAGTCGTGGCAGAAGCCGTGCCAAATCTCGAGCCAAGAGCCGTGCACGGAGCAAGAGCCGAGCGTGCAGCCGAAGCAGAGGAACGAGCAAAAGCCGTGCTGGCAGCAAAAGTCGAGGTAGAAGTAAAAGCAGGGCTCGCAGTAGGAGTTGGAGCCAGAGCCAAAGCAAGAAAGGTCACACACGGAGCAAAAGCCGGGTCAGGAGGTCAAAGTCACGAAGTAGCAGTAATGAGAAAAGCTACgccaaagacagaaagagaaagaggagccCCAGCAACAGCTGCAGTAGCAGCAATGCTAGCTGCAGTAATAATCTGACAGGCAGTAGTCTGTTAGAGGGACTGAAGCTGGTCATGAACAGCAAAGAATTGGAAGACAGGTTGCCCACCCTCAAAGATGCCATCCTCACTATTCAG GCGTCGGATGAAAGCAAAAAAGTGGAGTATGTGTCTGAGGAGCAACATGACAGTCAGGAGAATTCAACATCGTTGGAAAATGACAGTATGCTCCTTCCCCATGACAGAGTAGGCAGTGACTTCTCTTGGCTCCAGGTGCAAAGCCAGGAAGACACTGTGGTCAGGAAAACTGCCGAGTTTGATGACGAAGAGTCGTTCTTGTATGGGAATGAAGacactggagaaaaacaatCCAATACTGCACTTTTTGCAGCGTATTCCCAGATTGGAGAACACGTCAAACCGCAGCATAACAAAATGGAGAGTTGCGCTCTTGACAGTCAGCATCATCAGAATAAGTCCATATTCAGTAACTGTGGGGATCTGCTTGATTCGAAGCAACCCCTTCAAATCAGTTCCTCAGGCTTAGCCTCTGCTAATCTGGACAGTAGTGAGTGTGAGAagataaaaaacatattgaaaagTCTAGGCACAGTGGACATCCGTGAGATAATGGGGAAGATGCAGGGGCAGAAGGAGGGGAAGCATCTGTCTCCTGCACAACTTCCTGGTCCAGACCCAGCAGTAGCAGCCGTGGGATTGCCAGCACTGAGTAACCCCAATGTACGGCAAGCTTTGGAGTCTCTACAGTCACTCATCAAAG cAACCAAGGATAAGCGGACAAAAAGCGATGGCAGTGGCACATCTCAGACGTCCTCTGATAAGCACAAG GCAGGTGACGATGAGCGCAGCAAGGAGAAAAAAGCCAGAATAAGTAAaatggaatttttaatgaaagaAATGGAGGGATTGTTGAAACTGGATG GATTGAGTTTTCTGACACCAGTGATTGGGTTTTACTGCCAGAAATGTGAGGAGTTCATTGGAGATTTGAATAGTGCTGAAAACCATGCAGCCATCCACTGCCATAGTAACTCTAGCTGT GAGAAAGTGCAGATGGACAAGCATCCTGGAGACAGCAAAGGACATTCACGCTAttctagcagcagcagtaaccAACACCCACACCCCTCAGAGAGAAGAGATCACAGGGGTTACGGTTCCCATAGAGATTCAGGAGACCACAGGAATCTCGGAGAATACCAACGAAACTGGAGGGATGAGAGAGATCACAGAAGCAATCATGACAATGACCGCCGAAATCTCAGGGCTGGGCAGGAAAACATCTCCTtgaaggaggagatgaggagggagaggatgCTCATAACAGTGTCCCGTGGACTGACACCGCCTCCAAACGTCAGGGTCAAGGAGGAGGGGAATAATGAGCTGGCTGTCAGGGGCCATGGTAAACTCAAAGTGGAAGACTCAGACAGCAGGGGCTCCAAGAACAGCAGAGAggatggcaaaaaaaaagatgaaagcagtgacagcagtgacGATGACAAAGGAAAAACACGTAATGCAAAATcacctaaaaagaaaaagaagaagaagaaggagaaaaagaagaagaaggagaagggggATAAGTCCTGA